Proteins from one Listeria weihenstephanensis genomic window:
- a CDS encoding kinase, which translates to MESKLIIIRGNSGSGKTTVARRLQEKLGDGTLLVSQDIVRRDMLRVRDRCGNLSVELIQTIAEYGNGKCAYVIVEGILGKANYQNMLQSLLHSFDNNADVYYFDIPFSETVKRHETRENAHEFGVEKLKEWWLANDSLGIEDEIMLASDLTKDEIVNIMLEKSTNSKA; encoded by the coding sequence ATGGAATCGAAGTTAATTATTATTCGTGGAAATTCTGGAAGTGGGAAAACGACAGTTGCTAGACGATTGCAGGAAAAATTAGGAGATGGGACATTACTCGTTTCTCAAGATATAGTTCGCCGCGATATGCTTCGTGTGAGAGATCGTTGCGGGAATCTAAGCGTGGAACTCATTCAAACTATTGCTGAATATGGTAATGGTAAGTGTGCCTATGTCATCGTAGAAGGAATTTTGGGCAAGGCTAATTATCAAAACATGCTTCAATCGCTCCTGCATTCTTTCGATAACAACGCGGACGTTTATTATTTTGATATTCCTTTTTCTGAGACGGTAAAAAGGCATGAAACGAGAGAAAATGCGCATGAATTTGGCGTGGAAAAGCTGAAAGAATGGTGGCTTGCAAATGATTCATTGGGGATAGAAGATGAAATAATGCTAGCGTCTGACCTAACAAAAGACGAGATTGTAAACATCATGTTGGAAAAGAGTACAAATTCGAAAGCGTAA
- a CDS encoding ABC transporter permease produces MDTFSQLIDYYQTNATYVMEAFWRHFLMSAYGVIFAAIVAIPLGIYIARKKKLAGWVIQTANVIQTIPALALLAMLMLVMGLGTNTVVLSLFLYSILPILKNTYTGIQNVDGALLESGKAMGMTKWQVLRMIEIPLALSVIMAGIRNALVIAIGVAAIGTFVGAGGLGDIIVRGTNATNGTAIILAGAIPTALMAVMADVLLGWVERKLNPVKNKKKKMVEVL; encoded by the coding sequence ATGGATACATTTTCACAACTCATTGACTATTATCAAACCAACGCAACATACGTGATGGAAGCATTCTGGCGGCATTTCTTAATGAGTGCTTACGGGGTTATTTTCGCAGCGATTGTGGCAATCCCACTAGGTATTTATATTGCTCGCAAGAAAAAATTAGCAGGATGGGTTATCCAAACAGCGAACGTGATTCAAACGATTCCGGCGCTGGCCTTACTCGCGATGCTAATGCTTGTCATGGGACTCGGCACGAACACGGTTGTCCTGTCGCTATTCCTTTATTCGATCCTACCCATTCTAAAAAACACCTATACGGGTATTCAAAACGTCGATGGTGCCTTACTTGAATCGGGAAAAGCGATGGGAATGACGAAGTGGCAAGTATTACGCATGATTGAAATACCACTAGCGTTATCCGTGATTATGGCAGGGATTAGAAATGCCCTTGTTATCGCGATCGGTGTTGCCGCAATTGGTACATTCGTTGGTGCAGGCGGACTCGGTGATATTATCGTCCGTGGAACAAATGCAACAAATGGAACGGCGATTATTCTAGCTGGTGCAATTCCGACCGCGCTTATGGCTGTTATGGCAGATGTATTGCTTGGTTGGGTCGAACGCAAACTCAATCCAGTGAAAAATAAGAAGAAAAAAATGGTAGAAGTTTTATAA
- a CDS encoding osmoprotectant ABC transporter substrate-binding protein, whose protein sequence is MMKKKLKLTAVILLGVSLLSACALPGLGGSTDGTIKIGTMSTTESQIVGNIVRQMIEHDTDLKVEMVNNLGSSVVQHQAMVNGDIDISATRYTGTDLVGPLGEEPIKDPKKALEAVQKGFSERFDQHWFGSYGFANTYAFMVRQDTAKKYNLKTISDMRAVEDKLVAGVDNSWMERAGDGYKAFSKDYDIEFKKIFPMQIGLIYTALKNNQMDVALGYSTDGRIPTYNLVVLKDDKQFFPPYDASPMATDAILKEHPELKTTIKKLVGTISTEEMQKLNYEADGELKEPSIVAEEFLKKHNYFEDK, encoded by the coding sequence ATGATGAAGAAAAAACTCAAGCTTACAGCTGTCATCCTGCTTGGCGTATCTCTTTTATCGGCGTGTGCGTTGCCAGGACTCGGCGGCAGTACAGACGGCACGATTAAAATCGGGACTATGTCCACGACAGAATCACAGATTGTAGGCAATATTGTTAGACAAATGATTGAACATGATACAGATTTAAAAGTAGAAATGGTGAATAATCTCGGTTCATCCGTTGTGCAACACCAAGCGATGGTGAATGGTGATATCGACATTTCTGCGACGCGTTATACAGGAACAGATCTTGTTGGACCACTCGGCGAAGAGCCAATTAAAGATCCTAAAAAAGCATTAGAAGCCGTTCAAAAAGGTTTTTCTGAGCGTTTTGATCAACACTGGTTCGGTTCGTATGGATTTGCGAACACGTATGCTTTCATGGTGCGTCAAGATACAGCGAAGAAATATAATTTAAAAACAATCAGCGATATGCGTGCGGTAGAAGATAAGCTTGTTGCAGGTGTCGATAACTCTTGGATGGAACGTGCTGGTGATGGTTATAAAGCCTTTTCAAAAGACTATGACATCGAATTTAAGAAAATTTTCCCGATGCAGATTGGCTTGATTTATACGGCTCTGAAAAATAATCAAATGGACGTTGCGCTTGGTTATTCTACGGATGGTCGGATTCCAACGTATAATTTGGTCGTTTTGAAGGATGATAAGCAATTCTTCCCGCCATACGATGCGTCACCAATGGCAACGGATGCTATTTTGAAAGAACATCCGGAGCTGAAAACAACGATTAAAAAGCTTGTAGGAACAATTTCAACGGAAGAAATGCAAAAGCTGAACTATGAAGCCGATGGGGAATTGAAAGAACCGTCGATCGTTGCAGAAGAATTTTTGAAGAAACACAATTACTTTGAAGATAAATAA
- a CDS encoding ABC transporter permease encodes MDAITQFFQDNGHDLLVKTWEHLYISLSAVILGIVVAVPVGILLTRSPKIANFVIGIVSVLQTVPSLAILAFIIPILGVGKIPAIVALFIYSVLPIMRNTFIGVRGVDKNLIESGRGMGMTSWQLVKNVELPNSISVIMAGIRLSAVYIIAWATLASYIGAGGLGDFIFNGLNLYRPDLILGGAIPVTILALLVEFFLGKLEVRITPKAIRAAKENM; translated from the coding sequence ATGGACGCGATTACGCAATTTTTCCAAGACAACGGCCATGACCTGCTAGTGAAAACGTGGGAACATCTCTATATTTCGCTTTCTGCGGTAATATTGGGGATCGTTGTGGCTGTACCTGTGGGAATTCTTTTGACACGCTCGCCGAAAATCGCTAATTTTGTGATTGGGATTGTTAGTGTTTTACAAACAGTACCATCGCTAGCGATCTTGGCTTTTATTATTCCAATTCTAGGCGTTGGTAAAATACCAGCGATTGTAGCATTATTTATTTACTCTGTGCTACCGATTATGCGAAATACGTTTATCGGGGTTCGCGGAGTTGACAAAAACTTGATCGAATCAGGTCGAGGCATGGGGATGACTTCTTGGCAACTTGTCAAAAACGTCGAACTTCCCAACTCGATTTCCGTGATTATGGCGGGTATTCGTTTATCGGCTGTATACATCATTGCCTGGGCAACACTTGCTTCATACATTGGTGCAGGCGGACTCGGTGACTTTATCTTTAACGGATTGAACTTATATCGCCCAGATTTAATTCTCGGTGGGGCGATTCCAGTTACGATTTTAGCGCTATTAGTTGAATTTTTCCTAGGTAAATTGGAAGTTCGGATTACACCAAAAGCAATTCGTGCAGCAAAAGAGAATATGTAA
- a CDS encoding betaine/proline/choline family ABC transporter ATP-binding protein (Members of the family are the ATP-binding subunit of ABC transporters for substrates such as betaine, L-proline or other amino acids, choline, carnitine, etc. The substrate specificity is best determined from the substrate-binding subunit, rather than this subunit, as it interacts with the permease subunit and not with substrate directly.), with translation MLRFEHVSKIYKGGKTAVKDLNLDIDRGEFICFIGPSGCGKTTTMKMINRLIEPTEGQIFIDDKDIMKEDAVKLRRSIGYVIQQIGLMPHMTIRENIVLVPKLLKWSEEKKNERALELIKLVDLPEEYLDRYPYELSGGQQQRIGVLRALAAEQNLILMDEPFGALDPITRDSLQEEFKNLQRELGKTIIFVTHDMDEAIKLADRIVIMRGGEVVQFDTPDEILRNPADKFVEDFIGKDRLIEARPNVTTVEQIMNNTPVSITADKSLQAAIQLMKERRVDTLLVTDDQNVLKGIIDVEAIEHNRRTATSVIDILDKNVFYVRKDTLLRDTMQRILKRGFKYVPVVDEKNRLVGIVTRASLVDIVYDSIWGDVEEVAAEQAEATKELEKEEVHE, from the coding sequence TTGCTAAGATTTGAGCATGTTTCAAAAATTTACAAGGGCGGTAAAACGGCGGTCAAAGATCTAAACTTAGATATTGATCGCGGCGAATTTATTTGTTTTATCGGACCAAGTGGTTGCGGGAAGACAACAACGATGAAAATGATTAACCGCTTGATTGAGCCTACAGAAGGTCAAATCTTTATTGATGACAAAGATATTATGAAGGAAGATGCGGTGAAATTGCGTCGTTCGATTGGGTATGTTATTCAGCAAATTGGGCTGATGCCACATATGACGATCCGCGAAAACATCGTGCTTGTTCCTAAGCTTCTAAAATGGTCAGAGGAAAAGAAAAATGAACGGGCGCTCGAGTTGATTAAACTTGTTGATTTGCCTGAAGAATATTTAGACCGTTATCCATATGAATTAAGTGGTGGTCAACAACAGCGTATTGGGGTATTGCGTGCGCTTGCGGCAGAGCAGAACTTGATTTTAATGGATGAGCCTTTTGGTGCGCTTGATCCAATTACGCGTGATTCTTTGCAAGAGGAATTCAAGAATTTGCAGCGGGAACTTGGAAAGACGATTATTTTTGTAACGCATGACATGGATGAGGCTATCAAACTTGCGGATCGGATTGTGATCATGCGAGGTGGAGAGGTCGTTCAGTTTGATACGCCAGATGAAATTTTACGAAATCCTGCTGACAAATTCGTGGAGGACTTTATCGGGAAAGATCGCTTAATCGAGGCGCGCCCGAATGTGACGACTGTTGAGCAGATTATGAATAACACGCCAGTTTCGATTACGGCGGATAAATCATTGCAAGCGGCGATCCAACTGATGAAGGAACGTCGAGTGGATACGTTACTTGTGACGGATGACCAGAATGTGCTGAAAGGGATAATTGATGTAGAAGCGATCGAGCATAACCGCCGAACTGCGACATCTGTTATTGATATTTTGGATAAAAATGTATTTTACGTTCGCAAAGATACGTTACTGCGCGATACGATGCAGCGGATTCTAAAACGTGGGTTCAAGTATGTCCCAGTTGTGGATGAGAAAAACCGCTTAGTCGGGATCGTGACACGTGCGAGTCTTGTTGATATCGTCTATGATTCGATTTGGGGCGATGTAGAAGAAGTTGCCGCAGAGCAAGCGGAAGCAACGAAAGAACTTGAAAAAGAGGAAGTACACGAATAA
- a CDS encoding type I toxin-antitoxin system Fst family toxin, whose translation MIIFSAVIAPIVVGCVLALFSHWLETRRKHYKRRR comes from the coding sequence ATGATTATTTTTTCCGCTGTCATTGCGCCGATCGTTGTTGGTTGTGTCCTTGCACTTTTCAGCCACTGGTTGGAGACACGGCGTAAGCACTACAAACGCAGACGGTAA
- the thiT gene encoding energy-coupled thiamine transporter ThiT — protein MRNTRLLTLLECAIFAAIAMVLSFIPLDFGSSLSISLGMIPMYIIAIRRGFWAAGFSGLLWGILHFVTGKAYILSPLQGFLEYIVAFLFIAFAGVFAVQVRGYLKEGKLNKAIGWAWATMIIGGVARYFWHYLAGVLFWGAYAFKGWSAQLFSLVMNGASCILTIVVAGIIVSILMKISPKLFLPK, from the coding sequence ATGCGTAATACGCGATTATTGACGTTGCTTGAATGTGCTATTTTTGCAGCAATCGCAATGGTTCTCAGTTTTATTCCACTGGATTTTGGATCGTCATTGTCCATCTCACTCGGCATGATTCCGATGTATATCATTGCTATCAGACGTGGCTTTTGGGCTGCTGGCTTTTCAGGTTTATTGTGGGGGATTCTTCATTTTGTGACAGGTAAAGCCTATATTTTGAGTCCGTTACAGGGTTTTCTTGAGTACATTGTTGCTTTTCTTTTTATCGCTTTTGCTGGTGTATTTGCAGTGCAGGTGCGGGGTTATTTGAAAGAAGGTAAACTTAATAAGGCAATCGGATGGGCGTGGGCTACGATGATTATCGGTGGCGTAGCGCGGTATTTCTGGCATTATCTTGCTGGTGTATTATTTTGGGGCGCTTATGCTTTTAAAGGATGGTCCGCGCAACTATTCTCGCTTGTGATGAATGGGGCTAGTTGTATTTTGACTATTGTTGTAGCTGGGATTATTGTCAGTATTTTGATGAAGATTTCACCAAAGCTATTTTTGCCTAAGTGA